Within Dromaius novaehollandiae isolate bDroNov1 chromosome 8, bDroNov1.hap1, whole genome shotgun sequence, the genomic segment GCTGTGCAATTAGGAGGGTTTGGCCCAGTGGTGCCTGATGGCTTTGGAATAGGATATCAAATGCATGGTGATTGGATAGGTTGCAATGCTTCCTCTTACCCAGCTAGGAATGGGAAAGAATTCCTCCAGTGTACATACAAGTCACTGGAAGATATCTTTAATGTTTTAAAGGGCAAAAAGATTAGTAGTTAGACATAAAAGGGCTGGAGCACTGAACAGTTGCAGAATGAAATGCAGACTATGTCTAAATGCCACTGCATAGTAATCCGGGTTCAATGTGGCTGAAACTGCCCAGCTGAATTCATTTATCTACATTGAATTTGGATACTGTGTagattcattttgaaatttttacctATTTTGAAGAAATCAAGTACAGACCTTGGATGCATGTTTCAGGAAATACAAACATTCCCAATGTCAAAATTAAGTAACAGACCCATCATGTGctcttaaaatacattatttaaaatacaaaacaataatTACGATGTTTAAGAACTTGAACAGCTATGCTTCATGAGTTTCAGGCAGACAGCAGTACTGTAAAACCACTCTTAAGCTGTTTGGTTTTAGAATAATGTATGCAACTCTTAAAATGTGAAAGAGGAATGGTAACATTTGCACTTTTATAGTAAGCTTGCTTACTATCTTGTcacacttatttttctctctaaacTTGAATCAGTGTCAAACTCATTGTGCCTCAAGTGCTTGAAGCCTTTCCAATGTAGCAACTTTTTGAGAAACAAAAATTGAAGTGGGAGACTTTAAGTAACCTGCAACCACCAATTATGTTGTTAAATCATTTGGAAATACTGTGTTGTAATAAAACTATCTATTAATAACCACAAAGTTATTTTATTACCATATCAAAGTAGGCAATATGAGTAATCTCTTGTATCAATAGTTTGTTTCTTATGAGGGGTGTATGAGGCTTGAAAAGAACTTTATTGAAAGCATGCTGCAATGTTCACTGTCCCCTCCCATATGTGAAGTCTGTCCAATAatctgctgtttttgttttgctacTTAAACCTGTGCTCGTGTaccttaaacaaacaaaatcactgaacttcagcttttgttttcttttttccctccaaaatttCTCTTACTGTGGAAAacattttcctctattttctccATGCTCTTGAACTTGAGTTCTCTTGTAATCTGAGTATTGATATCATTTATTGTAGCAAACACCAAAATCCTAGTGCTCAGAGGTGCATCATTAATACTTTAGGGCTTGCTGCAGAAGTTCCAAAGACTAAGGCTTAGCAGAACTCCCTGAAGAAGAGCTCGAGCCTAGACACAAGTAAAACCTAGTGGTGCTGGGAATGAGATGAAACTGAGGTAGACACATTCCTGGTGCACTGCTCACAGCTGAGGATCTGCAAGCTACAAAGAGGGCTAGCACCAAAAGGGGAGGGAACTTTTGCCAGTCAGAAGCCAAGCTTCTCAAAGGAGCTGGGATTCCAGCACAGATGCCCTTCACCTGGGAAGCTGCCTCTTGCACAGAATTCATTATGGTATGTACAAGCTGAACTCCTTTGCCTTTTGAACCTTCATGACTTgcactttgcttttcttctgggaAGATGAATCTCTCTGCAGCTAAATAGCACAGCAGTGCTTGCTTCTGTAGCCAGTGTTTTAAATAGCTTTAATAGTGTAAAATTAATGCAGTTCTTGTCTTTCAGCACAGTCCACTGTGTCCTAGACAGGCAAATATATTAGCAGAATGTAAAGTCCAAGCATGGAGGTACAATGTGACTAATGAGGATCAAAGGCTCAGAAGTGTACTTGCCTTTACTTGTTCCTTGGGTATGTCAGCTTCCAGATTCTCCTACTGTCACTTTTTCTTTAGCACAGTAAGCATAAGCAGTACCATATCTTGAAGTATGCACTGCAAGTGCTAGGAAGGAGAGGGGCATGCTTTAAATACTTAAGCCAGAGGCTTGTAAAGTTTTCCTAGTCAGAGCCGTTTCCTTTGCATCCTGTGATACACTATTCTAGTTTAACTGAAACggattacttaaaaaaaaaaaaaaaaaaaaaaaaaaaaaaaaaaaaaccaaacaaacaacccccccccccaaaacccataAACTTACTATGACTGTCCTTGCATTCTCTTATTTCCTTCATCCCCCCAAACCTTTGAACTAAGTTCAGTAAagactgctattttttttttcatgaaaacaaCTGGCAAGATTGTGAAAGCACTTGCCATTAAGTAGAAAGCCTGTCTGCAACAAGACATGAGTACGGTTTACCTAATGACATATTCAGAAAGACAGCTATTACATCTTCTGAAAATCAAGTTATATATAAAGTGTCAATAGGAATCAAGCTTGTTAACTGTTTGTAGTAAATTGATCTCAGCATCTGTACTTCAACTTGTAGAAAGCTATTACAAAAACATACCTTTTGGCTTAAGCCATTAGCACAGTCCTTTTACTATACTCATAGCCATTTCCCAATCATAGGAATGGTGAGTGACAAGGTCTTATAATGTTTATGTTACAGAATCAAATATGGGTACTTCCTTGCAATATACTCCTTAAAAATTTATGGCAATGAGCTGTCTAAATAGTGACTGTTGATACACTAGTTAAGCTACAGTATGTCAGGTCGCTATATATTCCTGCTATTCCCGAGGACAACATTAAGAAACTGGCACAATCAGTCAAGCATATATCTGTTTCCAGTTTGTACTGAGGCCATCTCAAAGTGTTttgtggaaaatattttattagatgTTCTGGTGACAGTAAGCAAAACTTACTTAGGTTTCCATTTCTGCACTACAGCCATGTGAAAAGTAACTCCAGGGAAATGGCTTTTCTAATGTTACAGCTTCTTCATTGAAGAGGAAGACGCCAAGGTTTGTTAGGGGTGTGAGCTTTAGCATTTTACAAACTTATGGGTAACTTCATAGATTCCAACAGATTCCTTTGTTTTTTCATCATAGTCATTCCAATCCTATAGGAATTAAGATTTCACAGTATTAGTCACAGAAGAGAGAATGCAGTAGTGTCTAAATCACAGACTGGAATTCAAACTGAAACTGAGACTTACTCAAAGTTTGGGTCTTACACTTCTGTGGGAAGCACTGTACAGTCACTAAACTACGTTCTAATTTCTAAGCAAAGCAAGAGTACTGACCTGAAATTAAACTGGTTTCAGTCCCAGtgtttaaatttaacaaacaaaatttTCTTTGTATGTAGCCCACAGCCTGTAGTGGACAAGACAGCAACTGTGGCAGATGAAAGGATTATCTATCGCTTACAATATCCTAGTCAGGTGGGTCAGCAGACAAGCTGATCCATGCCAAGTGGGATACCAAGGAACAGATTTGACCTTGAGATTCTTGTTCAGATTTGCAATACTGGAGTCATTATCCCAAGCTCTGAAGAACAGTGTTTATCTTACTATCTTACTATTTAATATctctttgcagaggaaaaagtaCAGATATCACCTTAGAAAAATCAGTTCACTAGTCTAAAGATCCCTGATCATTTAGTATTCCAGGAATTTGCCCCTTGGGATTCCTGAATGGCTTAAAAGAGAAGCTGCATCTCTACCTTTGTTGCTGATGAGATATAAAACATGTACTTCTAAAATGAGGCTGCTAGTAATACTGGTTATTCATATTTGACATAATTTCTCTCTCCATTTATGACCTTCCTATACCTACATGAAAGAGCAAAACTAGCTTCTTGCATGTGCAGGGTATGTATTTTGGAGTAGGTCATTGGGGGAAAGCAAGCTAGCTAATTAGATTTACTAGTGAAACTAAGACAACATACCTTTTCTAACAAATTTATGTCATTGAAAGGTGTGCCAGACTCTGCACCTTCAGCAGCAAACCCTGCCTGCAAATACAGTTGCAATAAGTTTGTGAGAATGAGTTGTACCAAGAAAAGAGCTAGTTATGATTACTGAAACATATTTAAAGAAAGTAACATAGCACAAGTTTTTATTGTATTTCCACTAAAGTGGGCAGAAAGAATAGTCAAACTGTTTCCTGCTCAAGGGTCAGTATAAGGTTGTGACCCCTCTTGTATCCTGGAAAATTCATATCTAACcaagaacagaataaaataaggGAATGCTGCTCGCCTGATTACTTTTCCTGCCAAAAAGGTACTTCTATAGACAGGAGTTTCAAGTAAGGTCATCCCTGAGTTTCTAAGTTTATCTAGCAGGATCCAACTGCTAATAGCTTTGATTCATGTTCAGAACCCAGACAGGCATTAGTTACAAACTAGTTTTGTATTATACTGCAAGACAAAATAGAAAATGGGGAAGACAGTTCTTAATTTTAGCTTAAATATCAGAATCCCACCCACTTTGGGGAAGAAACCAGTCTATATGAAATTTGGGTACATAAGGGACTAACAAGCCTCATGTAAAAGGAAGATCAATTAGCTCAATGAACAGATTAGCAATACCCGAACAGAATCATTTCAAAAGGGAGAGATCTtcacttttgttgtttttaaagaggTAAAGGAAAGGATATTGCTGGAAAGGAAACGGCAAACCAACAGGGCATAGCATGAGATCCCAGCACACAAACTACTGATGCAATCTTATGGAAGGTCAGAAAGAACATCTctctcattttaatattttccagttaaagctataaattaagttttatttgtttaaaaagtaaatctCAGCCACATCAGTAGCATACAGGAAGGTTTCTTATAGTGCCattctgaaatacagatttttactaAGAAGTGGCTAAAGAGCAAAGGTAATTTATTCCTCATTTTCCACAAGGGATCTATACCTGCATTTTCTATAGAGAAATCCCCACTAGCACCAGTCAGATGTTCAACTGTGTAGGAATGTGCAAAGTAaaccaaacattttaaaaatgttttgtggaAGGTTAAGTACCTAGGAGTTAAACACACCACAGTGTGCAGCAAACATAACAACAGGAGAGCTATCTGCAAAGCATAGTGTGAATACGGCCTTTATATATCTGTCAGAAGCCCATCTCAAGGGATCCAGTAGGGGTATGGAGGGAGATCAGCATCGCAGTACAAAATGCAAAGCTGCAGTagaacaaagccaaaaaaaaaaagaagctgggCTTTTGCCACCTGGTGATATTTACTAGCGCCCCAAGGAGCAAGAAGCCATGTGACAGGAATTACAAGCTTCTGTACCAGACCTGCTCAGTGGGACTTGCATTCTTACAGCTTTGGCGTCACAGCAGATACTTAGTCTCTGTTGAAGAGATCTGGGAAATGCAGTGATTTGTCTGCCCTCTGCTGACTGACAAAGGACCAACAGCTAAAGCATAAAGGCATGCAGAAGCCACAAACATGCCTATTGACTGCATAACACAGTAGAttatcatgtttttattttgttaccaATATAACTTGTTTTTGCCACAAAGCAAGCTGAAAAGAAgatttaaagaaattttataaaGAAACCTTGGGTTTTTTAGTTGAAGCATTCACTTGTGGGATGACaaggagaagaagggagcaaAACAGCCTAAAAGCAAGCccaaaaattttatttcaaattcacAGTAGATGTATTTACTCAAGCACACTAAACAAAAAGGATGAGGAATTGGGGAAAATGGTTCTTGCCCAGTTATCAGAATATAAAAATACCTGGTTCAGATTTGTCATCACTACTGGGTAGGAAAAGAGAGGTTTTATATCAGAGAATCaaatgatattttttcctctttcagactcaagtgatttttttttttgagaagactACTATCAAATTAATGGAAATAAGACAAATACAAGCATTAAGCTATTTTTAATTGACTTCAGGTAGGTTTGTATTATGCCTATcgaaaaagaaaagaatgctaTGGCCAGTCCTGCTTGGTGCTAATCAAGGGCCAGATCTAAGACTATGCAGAAGCCAGGCTGGCTTGGATGTGAAGTCTTTGTTCTGTGGAGCTGACTGATAAAAGTAAAATTGACAAGTAGGATGCAGATCTATAAACACTTTCTACATcttgtagtcttctcagactttACTTCAAGTGCAAGTTTCTAGATCTGGCTTGCAAAAATTTCAAACAGAAGTAAACATTCTGTTCCTCAAAAAGATTAgcttaatttcaaaaaaaaagaaaaaactcttccTGCACCACAATGCAGTGGCCTTTTTATTTATATCTAATTCCTTACAGGATCAGCTTTTTGGTCTGTTTGTTAGCACGGTGTCCCAGTCTGAGGGAAGGATAAGACAGGTTTATATTTGTCAGTCTATTTACACCTAATCCTACTGCAATAATAAGTTAAATATAGTAAGGAGTTAGTTGCATATAGCGTGACCATGCACAAGCAAATGAGTTGCTGAAGGCTGGCTTGGCCCTCAAGAAATCCTTTACGCTGAGCTTTGAGGTGAGCTTTGCAACACAGAGTCTTTAATTGCCTTCAGTCATTAGTCTTTGTGTGAccaaatttcaaatggaaaaatgctAATGTTCATTTCCTGTGGCTTTGGTGATGTCAGATCTCAAAGAGAATTTGATTTATTTAGAGGCCATATACTCAAGGATGTTCATAACCTGAGCTTCATTTACTCTTTGTAACATAACAATAACCAAAGTGGAGTTCTAAATGTGGCCAGCCAACTATGCATTCCTGTGATTCCCGTCTGGGAAAGACACCCTTTTGCAATAACTTCTGCAATGAAGACCTTTCAAATCAGTTCAAGTGAGCAGTGCTGAGTCACCTGTAAGGCAATTTGAACGCAACTACAGAGAGTGTTTAATTTTAGAAGTTACTGGGACACAGGCAAAGAACACCAGAGCTATTAGGCTTCATGCTTGTGTTTTATGGAATAGATGAAGTAAAATAACtgtgcagaggaagaaaaactggaGAGGTCCAGGACGTTTCAGGAGGAGTAGTGCTATTTCAAAACAGTGTATGGTATCACTCTAGAGTCCATTAGAAATTCTCTTAAAATCTGAGAAACAGGTCATGAATAAGAACTCACCTGTGGCTGAAAGTCGACTGGTTCCAGACCTCGGCATTCAAACTCCACTATTGTCTTGAATTTCTCACTGTCTTCAGCCTAGAACCAAGTGAGAAAGCCGTAAGTTTTAATCTAACAGAGAAAGACAGCAGCAAGTATTAGTCTAGGAATAAACTGCTTTAAAGGCAGTTCTATCAACTCTGATGTCCCAAGTGACAGTAAAATCCTAGGGCTGGCTTAATAGGTGATAATTAACTAGAATTTCTTAAACAGTCTGCCCCGAGGAAGCCTTCAAAAGGAAATGAATACAGGCATTATAATTGCCTTTAATTTGAATGATacagtttctttgttttgcttgtgAAATGTATCACAGATTATTCCATTCTTCAGACTGAAGTGGAAAGGGTAAAATCATTAATGAGCTACTGTTAATTGCAAATTTTTGTTCCTTAGATTGTTTGCAGGATTCTGCAAGAAACAAATTTCTATCGGGGAGCATACCTGCTTTTTGTGTACTTCAAGGAGGAATGTGATGGCAAAGAACGGAAAACTCAAAATATCATTAATGCTTATTCATCTTTCACTTAtgatataaaagagaaaaacttaCGTTGTAAGGTTTGATGGTCTGacttaaaatatcttaaaaaaaaaaaaaagaaggtcaGAGGTGTAGACATGAATGGCATTACGTCTTCAAAATTTTATTCAGCAGAAACCAAAAACCAGCCTCTTCTCCtttggaaaaatcttttcatacaaagtaaaagaaacaaagtaaCCAAGCAGTTCTTCCAGTTAGTCCCTGAAAGCGTGTAACTCAGTTCTTCTCACTACTCCTGAGACGTTTATGTTGTGCTGTCTTGGTACCCTACTAATAAAGAAAATAGCAATTCATGCTTTTGTAAAATGACATTTAGGATATGAGCTTTGCTCATGCAGAAACCTGAAATCAGCACAAGACCTGAGTTCACATAAGCTTTAAGACTGAATCCACGGGTCACCATTCTACAGTTTTCATCTGTGCATCTCCAGCTTCACCCCTGAAACCACCTTTGTGGAAGTTATACAGAATAGCACAGAACCTGCAAGTAACTTGCAAAACTTTATATTTAGTTTACTGTTGTTTTATGCATTTCATAGGAATTTTAACTAGTTGACTTGCTCATCATACATACTTTTCCACCATCACCTTCTTTCCTTTTGTGCTACCATCATATGTATTTATGTGTATAATCTTTATAATGCTGCACCTCAATCCCAGTGGAGAGAAAAACCTGATTAAAGAAAGCTGTAATGGACAGAATGTAATGGAAAAAACCCAGATGTGAGAACCTTGGTCACTCAATCAGCATGCAGCTAACATCTCTTTAAATGAAGCTATTTGCCAGAATCTCGAGGAAAATGAATGGTGACACAGCCATTCATGAACAGTACCAATTGTCTGTCTTAAAAGGGACTCTAATTTCAGGATCTATTTCAGAAAAGATTATTTGTGATAATAGAAAAATACACTTGTCACAAGCAAAGAGGTCTCAACGTTATTccttaaagtttattttaaaaaagtatctAGGAGACTAAGACAGAACTCAGTGGGATTATTTTGTCTGGGAAGGTAAAGCGCATGCCTGTTCCTTATTATTGTTCCTCATAATATAAAAACAGGACCTCACACAGCGAGACTGGAAGGCAACAAGCTAATTATGTAACAGGTAACGTTTACACTGTAGGATATAGGTTGAATTGCTGGAAACAGGCATGCTTTTGTGTGAAGATAAGCACATGCTAGGTAGGAAATACCTCTCTGATAATGGAAGTATGTTTATTTAGGGAAATTATCCCTCTGACCTCCCTATCTACTTCTGACTGGGACAATCCACGCCTGGATGGATACTAACTACGTAGTTACATCAGGCTGCTTTTTTCTTAGAGGTAAGCAGCATTTCTTATCTCTGTCACTCCTACGGAAGAATTAAAACAGTGCTAACATCTAATGTTATCAATTAAGGACTTTATTTTGCCTATTATATTTAAGAAGCAACTATTTTAAATGGGACCATGTTTACTAACAGCTCATATTACTGCTGTTAGTAGGAAAAAGATGAATTTGCTGCTGTTAGTTTTAGCAACCTAATGTGCTGCAAAGCTGGCAAAGGTTGCTCCTGTTTCCTTGCTGTGttgatttaacttttttttttttttttggttgatgaCCAGTTGACCTTGCAGTCTCCTTCATGAGCATGATGACAAGCATGCACCTGCCGTGGACTCAAACAATGGtgtacaaagaaaaaagcaatcaaacaaaaaaactggTGAATGCTCTCACAGTTTCAAGCAAAAACTGTGACTAAAAAATAAATCTGGGAGATGTCCTGTAAATGTCCAAGCACATACCAATAGAGTTCTCTCTGGAGCACAGCTTGCACTTCTGCACCATAGTGgcactgcctctgcctccttTCAGAGGAGCGCTGTCCTAAAAATAGGAAAACGGAGACATCAATTTTTACTGCACTGTAGCTGAGCAACTGGAAACCTCTGCAAAGGTAAAATGGTTTTTACAAGAACagtcacaaacttttttttttttaaattttgcaatAAGAAGGCTTTTTcaaactagaaaaaaatctataattttGAAAGCCATGATTATCAAAGAATAATCctgtttcagatttaaaaaaatggataacTGAATAATAGTTATGACCTGTCCATATAAACATTAATACCTCAAAATATATTCTTAACATTCAGTAGCATGCAACAAAAAGTGATAACTCTGATCTTCCACCTTGTAAACAAACAAATCACTCTGACTCCTTGCCACACATTGCAGGACTGAGGCCCACAAGAGGAGAGGACAGATAGTCCTGTGTTTGGGACAGAAGACTGAGGTTCCTAAGTGAATGTGAAGAGTTGTTccat encodes:
- the CZIB gene encoding CXXC motif containing zinc binding protein isoform X1; its protein translation is MGRVGLQLRATLENITRLRAEGEDFRWYLKLKCGNCGEVSEKWQYLRLMDSAPLKGGRGSATMVQKCKLCSRENSIDILSQTIKPYNAEDSEKFKTIVEFECRGLEPVDFQPQAGFAAEGAESGTPFNDINLLEKDWNDYDEKTKESVGIYEVTHKFVKC
- the CZIB gene encoding CXXC motif containing zinc binding protein isoform X2 translates to MGRVGLQLRATLENITRLRAEGEDFRWYLKLKCGNCGEVSEKWQYLRLMDSAPLKGGRGSATMVQKCKLCSRENSIDILSQTIKPYNAEDSEKFKTIVEFECRGLEPVDFQPQDWNDYDEKTKESVGIYEVTHKFVKC